The genomic segment TCGTCACATCATCTCCGGCGTATAGAATGCCAGCGCAGCATCACCTTGCACAAGAGATCGGATTTTCCTGAGCCTTCCGGCGGCCTCGGGCAGATCTTTTCGTTTCGAATGTTCAAGGACGAGCAAATCGCCGTTGAAGTGATTCAACGTGGCTTCATACAGGTCATCGCGATCATACGGCGGGTCGACAAAGGCGATATCGACGGCACCGACGATCTCAAACGCCTTTCGGATATCCATTTCAAAAACCTTGAATCCTTCCTGAATGTCCAGTTCTTGCAGGTTCTCCCTTATCATCCGGCAGGCCTTGCGTGATTGCTCCACGAAGTAGACCAGCGCCGCTCCGCGGCTGATGGCCTCGAGACCGATCGCGCCCGTTCCGGCGCATCCATCGAGGAAAGTGGCGCCTTCGACGCGAACTCCTAATATATTAAACACCGTCTCGCGTAGCTTGTCGCTCGTCGGCCGCAGTCCGGATGGCGGTGTTCCTTTAAGGCGCCGGCTGCCAAATTTTCCGGAGATGATACGCATCTCATCCCACCGTCACAAACCGTGTCCGGGCTGAGAGCGCGTCGATCAAACGCTCCCGCTCTCCGGACCGTTCCGCCCAGCGTTCGGCTTCCTGCTTTGCGAGCGACAGCAGATCACTATCGAGCATCAGATTCGCAACTTTAAATTCCGGCATTCCCGACTGGCGGGTGCCCGCCATTTCGCCCGGTCCTCGCAGCTGAAGGTCTACCTCGGCCAGCCGGAAGCCGTCGGTGGTCGAAACCATCGCCTGAATGCGCTGCCGTGCAACGTCGTTCAGGCGTGCGGGTGTCATCAGAATGCACAGGGATCGATGCGGCCCCCGCCCCACTCGTCCGCGCAACTGATGCAATTGAGCAAGGCCGAATCTCTCCGCGTGTTCGATGAGCATGACGGTAGCGTTCGCCACATCCACACCCACTTCGATAACGGTGGTTGAAACCAGAATGTGGATCTGTCCCGCGGCAAATGCGGCCATCGTCGCTTCTTTTTCGTCAGACTTCAAACGCCCGTGGAGAAGCGCCACACGCCGCCCTTTGAAGGTCTCCGACAACTTCTTGAAGCCTTCCGTCGCGGATTTGAGATCGACTTTTTCCGATTCCTCGATCACCGGATAAACGGCATAGACCTGCCGCCCCTGTTCCAGTTCATCGCGTATGGTGCGGTAGATCCGTTCTGCATCACGATCAATCGCATGGATCGTCCGGATCGGCGTGCGGCCGGGCGGCATTTCGTCAATGACGGAAAGATCGAGGTCTCCGTACAAGGTCATCGCGAGAGTCCGCGGAATCGGCGTTGCCGTCATCACGAGAGTGTTCGGATTGTCCCCTTTCGCCATCAGCTGCAGCCTCTGCACTACGCCGAAACGATGTTGCTCATCCACAATGACAAGCCCCAGGTTCTTGAACCTGGTATGTTCTTCAACCAGAGCGTGAGTGCCGATGATGACGTCGATTTCGCCCTCGCCGATTTTCTCGATCAGTTCCTGCTTCTCCGCTTTTTTGATTCCCCTCCGAACCACGCCGATCCGGTAATTCAAGGGTTCCAAGATCCGCTTGGCGTTGATGAAGTGCTGTTCGGCAAGAATCTCGGTCGGCGCCATCAAGGCCGCCTGATAGCCATTCTCGACGGCAATGACAATGGATTCAAAGGCGACGATTGTTTTGCCGCTCCCGACGTCGCCCTGCATCAAACGGATCATCGGATAGGGCGCCTTCAGATCATCCACGATTTCTTTCAAAACGCGCTTCTGCGCGGCCGTCGGATGAAACGGCAGAATCTTTTTAACCCGTTCGCGCGTGCGGTCCCGGGTCTCGAAGCGCACGCCGTTCAGCGAGCGAGTCTGGCCGCGCCGCAACGCATAGATCAACTCGAGTAAGAAAAACTCCTCAAAGATCATCCGCCGGTGATAGGGCGAACGGCGCTGATTCAATTGGTCGAGATTGTCTTTCGCTATGGGAAAGTGAATGCGTTCAAGACTCAGGCGAAGATCCGGAAACCCGTGGTTTGTACGAACGTCGTCGGGCAGTGGATCGGGTACATCTTTTGTCAGATCCGCCAGCGCGGCCGCGACGATCCGCCGCATCTGCCGGCTGGTGATCCCAGCGAGTTCTTCATAGATCGGTACATAACGGCCGATATCCAGCGAGTTGGATTGGTCGCCTGTGTCGATTAACTCAAATTCAGGATTGAAGAACACAAACCTGGATTCATACCGGTCGAAATCGACACGCCCGAACAGAACGACCTCGCGGCCGGCATTGAAATCGCGCGTTTGCAGGTAATTTCCATGGAACCACTTGGCGTGAACGAAACTGGTGCCGTCGGTGAGTATGACATCCAGAATGCGGCCTCGAGTTCTGGTCTGGAGCACGCTGCTGCGATATACGCGGGCGTGAACCGCGGCATCCTGTCCGATCTTCAACGAAGCCAGGGGAACAAAGTTGGCGCGGTCCTGATATGCCTTCGGGATATGGAGGAGCAGATCCTCAATCGTGCGGATACCACGCGACACCAGCAGCGATGCGCGCCGCGGACCCACCCCCTTGATGTATTGGACGTCCGAGTCTAGTCGAAGCATACAAAAGAGAAAAGGAACACAAGAAGCACAAGAGGCACAAGACATATTCTTGTGCCTCTTGTGCTTCTTGTGTTCCTTTCTATTTCGCTGTCGCCTGTTGGGCTCGTGCTTGCAGGTATGCCTTCATGAATGATTCCAGGTCGCCATTCAGGACGCGATCCACATCACCGGCTTCGACCTTCGTCCGCGTATCTTTCACAAGCCGGTATGGCTGCAGCACATACGACCGGATCTGGCTTCCGAAAGCGATGTCCAGCTTGCTGTCTTCGATCACCTTTGACTCCGCTTTTTTCTTGTCCACCTCGAGCTCGAACAATCGGGCGCGCAGAACTTTCATGCAGACGTCACGGTTCTTGTGCTGCGAGCGTTCGTTCTGGCACTGGACGACGATATTGGTGGGGATGTGCGTGATGCGTACGGCCGAGTCGGTGGTGTTGACATGCTGGCCGCCCTTTCCGGACGAGCGGTAGGTATCGACTCGAAGATCTTTCGGATCGATGACGACCTCGATCTTGTCGTCGACTTCCGGGTAGACGGCGACAGATGCGAAGGACGTGTGCCTCCGTTTGTTTGCATCGAAAGGCGAAATGCGCACCAGGCGGTGGACGCCGGTCTCCGAGAGCAGGTAACCATACGCGTATTCGCCGATGATATTGAGCGTCACGGATTTGATGCCTGCTTCATCACCGTTCTGATAGTCGAGCATCTGCGTCTTGAAGCCGCTCTGTTCCGCCCACCGCAGATACATGCGCATGAGCATCTCTGCCCAGTCTTGCGCTTCGGTGCCGCCGGCGCCGGGATGGATGTTGACAATCGCGTTCAGCTGGTCGTTTTCGCCCGAGAGCAGCACTTTGGTTTCGAGGCGTTCGACAAATTTCTCAGTGTCGCCGAGCTGAGAGGAAAAATCATTAAGCACTGGCTCGCCTTCGCGGGCCAGTTCCATAAAGGCCTGAACGTCGTCAATGCGCTGCGTTACCTGGCGATCGAGTTCGACTGTCTCTTCAAGGCGGGCGCGTTGTTGAAGGATTTTGCTGGAACGATCCTGATCCGACCAGAAATTGGGCTCCGCGATCTGCTTCTGCAAGTCGTCAAGCTGCTGTTGCCGGGTACGGGCGTCAAAGAAACCTCCGGACGTCCTCGCTGCGTGATTTCAATTGTGTGAATCGTTCAATAAGCTCTTCGAGCATTCGACCTCCAAGCC from the Terriglobia bacterium genome contains:
- the rsmD gene encoding 16S rRNA (guanine(966)-N(2))-methyltransferase RsmD is translated as MRIISGKFGSRRLKGTPPSGLRPTSDKLRETVFNILGVRVEGATFLDGCAGTGAIGLEAISRGAALVYFVEQSRKACRMIRENLQELDIQEGFKVFEMDIRKAFEIVGAVDIAFVDPPYDRDDLYEATLNHFNGDLLVLEHSKRKDLPEAAGRLRKIRSLVQGDAALAFYTPEMM
- the prfB gene encoding peptide chain release factor 2 (programmed frameshift), producing the protein MLEELIERFTQLKSRSEDVRRFLDARTRQQQLDDLQKQIAEPNFWSDQDRSSKILQQRARLEETVELDRQVTQRIDDVQAFMELAREGEPVLNDFSSQLGDTEKFVERLETKVLLSGENDQLNAIVNIHPGAGGTEAQDWAEMLMRMYLRWAEQSGFKTQMLDYQNGDEAGIKSVTLNIIGEYAYGYLLSETGVHRLVRISPFDANKRRHTSFASVAVYPEVDDKIEVVIDPKDLRVDTYRSSGKGGQHVNTTDSAVRITHIPTNIVVQCQNERSQHKNRDVCMKVLRARLFELEVDKKKAESKVIEDSKLDIAFGSQIRSYVLQPYRLVKDTRTKVEAGDVDRVLNGDLESFMKAYLQARAQQATAK
- the recG gene encoding ATP-dependent DNA helicase RecG is translated as MSCASCASCVPFLFCMLRLDSDVQYIKGVGPRRASLLVSRGIRTIEDLLLHIPKAYQDRANFVPLASLKIGQDAAVHARVYRSSVLQTRTRGRILDVILTDGTSFVHAKWFHGNYLQTRDFNAGREVVLFGRVDFDRYESRFVFFNPEFELIDTGDQSNSLDIGRYVPIYEELAGITSRQMRRIVAAALADLTKDVPDPLPDDVRTNHGFPDLRLSLERIHFPIAKDNLDQLNQRRSPYHRRMIFEEFFLLELIYALRRGQTRSLNGVRFETRDRTRERVKKILPFHPTAAQKRVLKEIVDDLKAPYPMIRLMQGDVGSGKTIVAFESIVIAVENGYQAALMAPTEILAEQHFINAKRILEPLNYRIGVVRRGIKKAEKQELIEKIGEGEIDVIIGTHALVEEHTRFKNLGLVIVDEQHRFGVVQRLQLMAKGDNPNTLVMTATPIPRTLAMTLYGDLDLSVIDEMPPGRTPIRTIHAIDRDAERIYRTIRDELEQGRQVYAVYPVIEESEKVDLKSATEGFKKLSETFKGRRVALLHGRLKSDEKEATMAAFAAGQIHILVSTTVIEVGVDVANATVMLIEHAERFGLAQLHQLRGRVGRGPHRSLCILMTPARLNDVARQRIQAMVSTTDGFRLAEVDLQLRGPGEMAGTRQSGMPEFKVANLMLDSDLLSLAKQEAERWAERSGERERLIDALSARTRFVTVG